Proteins from one Pseudomonas sp. KBS0710 genomic window:
- a CDS encoding TonB-dependent siderophore receptor, translated as MVVRSRPVVTSRLALGLLLSGSLGNSMAAEIELPAVKVQGQEDSGYRSNSASVGGFSEAPLLDTPASITVINAELIKDQQARLLSEVLRNDASVGDSYAPIGYYENFVIRGFSLNAASSYKINGRTITGEQNVALENKQQVEVLKGLAGLQSGISEPSGVINYVTKRPEDVRSVTVTTDDRGSGYIATDVGGWFGSEQQFGLRANVAHEDLNSYVEHANGQRDFVSLAFDWNISPDAVLQLDAEYQNKQQRSVPGYQLLGGTEVPHDASPKKLLGHQSGSHQVGIDSLNLNGKFEYRFSDQWKGSLSAAHSKVVIDDYSSFAWGCYYVGTCNANTFSPQGDYDVYDYRSPDDTRRDDEVQAAMTGLFDTGSLAHELTFGTSAFRRVIDKRKSVNEYIGSGNINQDAPTFEPTDKPLNPSHRNLDSRQYGLFVTDRIRFNEQWQTIIGGREVRLDEKAYDDQGNQARHTQQYVFLPQASLIYKPIENISLYTSYSKGLSLGGTAPWFAQNESETLAPTVSRQIEAGVKYDWRRISFTAAVFQTRQAYQYTKPDGTGLFTYVQQGEQKNTGLELSANGWATDRLQIATSVAAIRARVNNSGTPDYEGHQVINVPKLRASLYADYALPWMNGLAVLGGVQYSARKYADRTGNVQVGDYAVVNVGSRYTTKIDGYETVFRLSVDNLFDKRYWRDAGEYLGDDYLFQGAPLTARLSASVNF; from the coding sequence ATGGTTGTGCGTTCTCGTCCCGTCGTTACCTCACGTCTCGCCCTCGGCCTGCTACTCAGCGGCAGCCTCGGTAACAGCATGGCCGCTGAAATCGAACTACCGGCGGTAAAAGTCCAGGGCCAGGAAGACTCCGGCTATCGCTCCAACAGCGCCTCAGTCGGCGGCTTCAGCGAAGCACCACTGCTCGACACCCCCGCGTCGATCACCGTGATCAACGCCGAACTGATCAAAGACCAACAAGCCCGCCTGCTCAGCGAAGTACTGCGCAACGACGCCTCGGTAGGCGACAGCTACGCCCCCATCGGCTACTACGAAAACTTCGTGATCCGCGGTTTCTCGCTGAACGCCGCGAGCAGCTACAAAATCAACGGCCGCACCATCACTGGCGAGCAAAACGTCGCCCTGGAAAACAAGCAGCAGGTTGAGGTGCTCAAAGGCCTGGCCGGCTTGCAAAGCGGGATCTCCGAACCCAGTGGGGTGATCAACTACGTGACCAAACGCCCGGAAGATGTGCGCTCAGTCACCGTCACCACCGACGACCGAGGCAGCGGTTATATAGCCACCGACGTTGGCGGCTGGTTCGGCAGCGAACAACAGTTCGGCCTGCGCGCCAACGTCGCCCACGAAGACCTCAACTCGTATGTCGAGCACGCCAACGGCCAGCGCGATTTTGTGTCCCTGGCCTTCGACTGGAACATCAGCCCCGACGCGGTGCTGCAACTGGACGCGGAATACCAGAACAAACAACAGCGCTCAGTCCCCGGCTACCAACTGCTGGGCGGCACCGAAGTCCCCCATGACGCATCGCCGAAAAAATTGCTGGGGCACCAGAGTGGCTCCCATCAGGTGGGCATTGACTCGCTGAACCTCAACGGCAAGTTTGAATACCGCTTCAGCGATCAATGGAAAGGCAGCCTGAGCGCAGCCCATAGCAAAGTGGTGATTGATGATTACAGCTCGTTTGCCTGGGGCTGCTACTACGTAGGCACCTGCAACGCCAACACCTTCAGCCCGCAAGGCGACTACGACGTCTACGACTACCGCAGCCCCGACGACACCCGCCGTGATGATGAAGTACAGGCGGCAATGACAGGCCTCTTCGACACCGGCAGCCTGGCCCATGAACTGACTTTCGGCACCAGCGCGTTTCGCCGGGTGATCGACAAGCGCAAGTCCGTCAACGAATACATCGGCAGCGGCAATATCAACCAGGACGCACCGACCTTCGAGCCTACCGACAAGCCGCTGAACCCCAGCCATCGCAACCTCGACAGCCGCCAATATGGCCTGTTCGTCACCGACCGCATCCGCTTCAACGAACAATGGCAAACCATCATTGGCGGGCGCGAAGTGCGTCTGGATGAAAAAGCCTACGATGACCAAGGCAACCAGGCGCGCCACACCCAGCAATACGTGTTCCTGCCCCAGGCATCATTGATCTATAAGCCGATTGAAAACATCTCGTTGTACACCAGCTACAGCAAGGGTTTGTCCTTGGGCGGCACGGCACCGTGGTTTGCGCAGAACGAAAGCGAAACCCTGGCCCCAACCGTGTCCCGGCAAATCGAAGCCGGCGTGAAATACGACTGGCGCCGCATCAGTTTCACCGCCGCCGTATTCCAGACCCGCCAGGCCTACCAATACACCAAGCCCGATGGCACCGGTTTATTCACCTACGTCCAACAAGGTGAACAAAAAAATACCGGCCTGGAACTCTCCGCCAACGGCTGGGCCACCGACCGCTTGCAGATCGCCACCAGCGTCGCGGCGATTCGCGCCCGGGTGAACAACAGCGGCACGCCGGACTACGAAGGCCACCAGGTCATCAACGTACCCAAACTGCGCGCCAGCCTGTATGCCGATTACGCCCTGCCGTGGATGAATGGGCTGGCTGTATTGGGCGGCGTGCAATACAGCGCCAGGAAGTACGCTGACCGAACCGGCAATGTGCAGGTGGGCGACTATGCCGTGGTAAATGTCGGCAGCCGCTACACCACCAAAATCGACGGCTATGAGACCGTATTCCGCCTCAGCGTCGACAACCTGTTCGACAAACGCTACTGGCGCGATGCAGGCGAATACCTGGGCGACGATTACCTGTTCCAGGGCGCGCCCTTGACCGCGCGCCTGAGTGCGTCGGTCAACTTCTGA
- a CDS encoding response regulator transcription factor, which produces MTRILTIEDDAVTAREIVAELSSHGLDVDWVDNGREGLVRAVSGDYDLITLDRMLPELDGLAIVTTLRTIGVSTPILMISALSDVDERVRGLRAGGDDYLTKPFASDEMAARVEVLLRRKSTVKEFETALRVADLELNLISREASRAEQPLSLLPTEYKLLEFLMRNTGQILSRMMIFEEVWGYHFDPGTNLIDVHIGRLRKKIDPPGLTPLIRTVRGSGYVIAEPL; this is translated from the coding sequence ATGACCCGTATTTTGACCATCGAGGATGACGCCGTAACGGCCCGCGAGATCGTCGCAGAGCTGAGTAGCCATGGACTGGATGTGGATTGGGTGGACAACGGCCGCGAAGGCCTGGTCCGTGCTGTGAGTGGTGATTACGATCTGATCACCCTCGACCGGATGCTGCCGGAGCTGGATGGCCTGGCCATCGTCACGACCCTGCGCACCATTGGGGTGTCGACGCCGATCTTGATGATCAGCGCCCTCTCCGATGTCGACGAACGCGTGCGCGGCCTGCGGGCCGGGGGTGATGACTACCTGACCAAGCCGTTCGCCTCCGACGAAATGGCCGCCCGTGTCGAAGTCCTGCTGCGGCGCAAAAGCACGGTCAAGGAGTTCGAAACCGCCCTGCGCGTGGCCGACCTTGAACTCAACCTGATCAGCCGCGAAGCCAGCCGCGCCGAGCAGCCGCTGAGCCTGTTGCCCACCGAGTACAAACTGCTTGAGTTCCTGATGCGCAACACCGGGCAGATCCTGTCGCGGATGATGATCTTCGAGGAAGTCTGGGGTTATCACTTCGACCCGGGCACCAACCTGATCGATGTGCACATCGGTCGCCTGCGCAAGAAAATCGACCCACCGGGCCTCACGCCGCTGATCCGCACGGTACGAGGTTCCGGTTATGTCATTGCTGAACCCCTCTAA
- a CDS encoding polyamine ABC transporter substrate-binding protein, which yields MRLVKKLLPLALVAAFSSTGQAAQTVSVYNWTDYIGETTLADFQAKTGIKVIYDVFDSNETLEGKLLAGRTGYDVVVPSNHFLARQVKAGAFLKLDRSQLPNFKNLDPKLLKLLEKNDPGNAHSVPYLWGTNGIGYNVDKVKQVLGIDHIDSWAVLFEPENIKKLHECGVAFLDSADELFPAILNYMGKDPRSENPEDYKQAEAKLLTLRPYITYFHSSKYISDLANGDICVAFGYSGDVFQAANRAKEAKNGVNIAYSIPKEGSNLWFDLLAIPADAGNPKEAHAFINYLLDPEVIAKVSASVGYANANPAAKPFMAPELVNNPEVYPSQEVLDKLYISTTPTPATMRLMTRAWSKVKTNK from the coding sequence ATGCGTCTTGTGAAAAAGCTTCTCCCGCTGGCTCTCGTCGCGGCGTTCAGCAGCACCGGCCAGGCCGCCCAGACGGTCAGCGTCTATAACTGGACCGACTATATCGGCGAGACCACCTTGGCCGATTTCCAGGCCAAGACCGGGATCAAAGTGATCTATGACGTGTTCGACTCCAACGAAACCCTGGAAGGCAAGTTGCTCGCCGGGCGCACCGGCTATGACGTGGTGGTGCCGTCCAACCACTTCCTGGCGCGCCAGGTAAAAGCCGGGGCGTTCTTGAAACTCGACCGTTCGCAGCTGCCCAACTTCAAGAACCTCGACCCCAAATTGCTCAAGCTGCTGGAGAAAAACGACCCGGGCAACGCGCACTCGGTGCCGTACCTGTGGGGCACCAATGGCATCGGCTACAACGTCGACAAGGTCAAGCAGGTGCTGGGCATCGACCACATCGACTCATGGGCGGTGCTGTTCGAGCCCGAGAACATCAAGAAGCTGCACGAGTGCGGCGTCGCCTTCCTGGATTCAGCCGATGAGCTGTTTCCGGCGATCCTCAACTACATGGGCAAAGACCCGCGCAGTGAAAACCCCGAGGATTACAAACAGGCCGAAGCCAAGCTGCTGACGTTGCGCCCGTACATCACCTACTTCCATTCTTCCAAGTACATCTCGGACCTGGCCAACGGCGATATCTGCGTGGCCTTCGGCTATTCAGGCGACGTGTTTCAAGCCGCCAACCGCGCCAAGGAAGCCAAGAACGGCGTGAATATCGCCTACTCGATTCCCAAGGAAGGCTCCAACCTGTGGTTCGACCTGCTGGCGATTCCTGCCGACGCCGGCAACCCGAAAGAGGCCCACGCCTTTATCAATTATTTGCTCGACCCAGAGGTGATCGCCAAGGTCAGTGCCTCGGTCGGTTATGCCAACGCCAACCCGGCGGCCAAGCCCTTTATGGCGCCGGAACTGGTGAATAATCCTGAGGTGTACCCGTCCCAGGAAGTGCTCGACAAACTGTATATTTCCACCACGCCGACCCCGGCGACCATGCGCCTGATGACCCGCGCCTGGAGCAAAGTGAAGACCAACAAATGA
- a CDS encoding SDR family NAD(P)-dependent oxidoreductase, with translation MKIDVSGKVAIVSGSTAGIGLGISQALAACGATVVVIGRESGKVDEALASIRQAVPGADLRGLVADLGSAEGAQTLFAAEPRADILVNNLGIFNDVDFFDAPDSEWTRFYEVNVISGVRLARHYTPGMVEQGWGRVIFLSSESGVATPADMINYGVTKSANLAVSHGLAKRLAGTGVTVNAVLPGPTFTDGLEQMLKDATQKSGRSARDEADVFVRNARPTSIIQRAANVDEVANLVAYIASPLSSATTGAALRVDGGVVDSMAI, from the coding sequence ATGAAAATTGATGTAAGCGGCAAAGTGGCCATCGTCAGCGGCAGCACCGCCGGTATCGGCCTCGGTATCAGCCAGGCCCTGGCAGCCTGCGGCGCCACTGTAGTGGTGATCGGGCGCGAATCGGGCAAGGTCGACGAGGCGCTGGCGAGCATTCGCCAGGCGGTGCCAGGTGCTGATCTGCGTGGGCTGGTGGCCGACCTAGGCAGCGCCGAAGGCGCCCAGACACTGTTCGCCGCCGAACCGCGTGCCGACATCCTGGTCAACAACCTCGGCATCTTCAATGATGTGGATTTCTTCGACGCACCCGACAGCGAGTGGACGCGCTTCTACGAGGTCAATGTGATCTCCGGCGTGCGCCTGGCACGGCACTACACGCCCGGCATGGTCGAGCAGGGCTGGGGGCGGGTGATCTTCCTGTCGTCGGAGTCCGGCGTGGCCACACCGGCCGACATGATCAACTATGGCGTGACCAAAAGCGCCAACCTGGCGGTTTCCCATGGCCTGGCCAAGCGCCTGGCCGGCACCGGCGTGACGGTTAACGCAGTGCTGCCGGGGCCGACCTTTACCGACGGCCTGGAGCAGATGCTCAAGGACGCCACGCAAAAGTCCGGGCGCAGTGCGCGGGACGAGGCCGATGTGTTTGTACGTAACGCACGGCCAACCTCGATCATCCAGCGTGCGGCGAATGTGGATGAAGTGGCGAACCTGGTGGCGTACATTGCTTCACCGCTGTCCTCTGCAACCACAGGCGCTGCATTGCGGGTCGACGGTGGCGTTGTCGACAGCATGGCGATCTGA
- a CDS encoding aldo/keto reductase, with translation MSLKDKLPGQLGFGTAPLGNMFRAIPEDEAQATVEAAWNQGVRYFDTAPFYGSGLSEIRLGKALSQYNRDDFVLSTKVGRVILDEVEESARDLGEKSGVFEHGRPNKMLNDYSADATLRSIEDSLERLQTDRLDIVWIHDIAQDFYGDQWLDYFNQARTGAFKVLTRLREEGVIKAWGLGVNRVEPCELTLDLSEAQPDGFLLAGRYTLLDHERALQRLMDAAVEQNVEIVVGGPYSSGILAGGAHFEYQKASPAIINKVEQIKAIAQSFGVSVKAAALQFSLAHPAVAAVIPGASRPGRIAEDVAALSEKIPAAFWQALRDARLISAHAPLPL, from the coding sequence ATGAGCTTGAAAGATAAATTGCCCGGCCAGCTAGGCTTTGGCACTGCACCGCTGGGCAACATGTTCCGCGCGATTCCCGAAGACGAAGCCCAGGCCACAGTCGAGGCTGCCTGGAACCAAGGCGTGCGTTACTTCGACACCGCCCCCTTCTACGGCTCGGGCCTGTCGGAAATCCGCCTGGGCAAGGCCCTGTCGCAGTACAACCGCGATGACTTCGTGCTCAGCACCAAAGTCGGCCGGGTGATTCTCGATGAAGTCGAAGAAAGCGCCCGCGACCTCGGCGAAAAAAGCGGCGTGTTCGAACACGGCCGCCCCAACAAGATGCTCAACGACTACAGCGCCGACGCCACCTTGCGCTCCATCGAAGACAGCCTCGAGCGCCTGCAAACCGACCGCCTGGACATCGTATGGATTCACGACATCGCCCAGGATTTCTATGGCGATCAATGGCTGGACTACTTCAACCAGGCGCGCACCGGCGCCTTCAAAGTACTCACTCGCCTGCGTGAAGAAGGCGTGATCAAGGCCTGGGGCCTGGGCGTCAACCGCGTGGAACCCTGTGAGTTGACCCTTGACCTCAGCGAAGCCCAGCCCGACGGCTTCCTGCTGGCTGGCCGCTACACGTTGCTGGACCACGAGCGCGCCTTGCAGCGTTTGATGGACGCAGCCGTGGAGCAGAACGTCGAGATTGTCGTCGGCGGGCCTTACAGCTCCGGCATTCTGGCCGGTGGTGCGCACTTCGAATATCAAAAAGCGAGCCCTGCGATCATCAACAAGGTCGAGCAGATCAAGGCGATTGCCCAGTCGTTCGGCGTCAGCGTAAAAGCCGCCGCCCTGCAATTTTCGCTGGCTCACCCGGCCGTGGCGGCGGTGATTCCAGGTGCCAGTCGTCCGGGGCGGATTGCCGAAGACGTTGCGGCGTTGTCAGAGAAGATTCCGGCAGCCTTCTGGCAGGCGCTGCGCGATGCCCGATTGATTTCGGCCCACGCGCCTCTGCCGCTCTAA
- a CDS encoding HAMP domain-containing sensor histidine kinase, translating to MSLLNPSKGWRSSSSRLLALYSSLFVAWSCILMGVLYFEVSGYLGDLSRHSLMQRQHLFQRFDGEELVEALTTSMTFDMKGVDAYGLFDEQFRPLSGPIRAVPPDLPLDGKIHALANCVESDDPKLPKDSCDAVATHTEDGRWLVLVRANGSLFGVTRIIWHALLWALSLTIIPGAAGWHLLRRRPLRRIRGIQASAEAIVAGDLTHRLPLSNRRDELDMLAAIVNAMLDRIEKLMNEVKGVCDNIAHDLRTPLTRLRAQLYRIKQEAEENSVYAVKLDDAIAETDTLMARFRGLLRISELEDHQRRSGFLVMDPLPLLRELHDFYLPLAEEGELQLRLEVPETLPWITGDRALLFEALANLLSNSIKFSPAGGEVILRGVNDGGSTRIEVHDSGPGIPAAERDAVFQRFYRVDESDQQGGFGLGLSIVAAIINLHGFKLEVGNSQSGGARLVLECRQQLMPE from the coding sequence ATGTCATTGCTGAACCCCTCTAAGGGCTGGCGCTCCTCCAGCAGCCGCTTGCTGGCGCTCTACAGTTCGCTGTTCGTGGCCTGGAGTTGCATCCTCATGGGGGTGCTGTATTTCGAAGTGTCGGGTTACCTGGGCGACCTGTCCCGCCACTCGCTGATGCAGCGCCAGCACTTGTTTCAGCGTTTCGACGGCGAAGAACTGGTGGAAGCCCTGACCACCAGCATGACCTTCGACATGAAGGGCGTGGACGCCTACGGCCTGTTCGATGAGCAATTTCGCCCCTTGAGCGGGCCGATCCGCGCCGTGCCGCCAGACCTGCCGCTGGACGGCAAGATCCATGCGCTGGCCAATTGCGTCGAGTCCGACGACCCCAAACTGCCTAAAGACAGCTGCGACGCCGTCGCCACCCACACCGAAGACGGGCGCTGGCTGGTGCTGGTGCGGGCCAACGGTTCGCTGTTCGGCGTTACCCGGATCATCTGGCATGCACTGCTGTGGGCGCTGTCGCTGACGATTATTCCGGGCGCGGCCGGTTGGCATTTGTTGCGCCGCCGCCCGTTGCGCCGTATTCGCGGGATCCAGGCGAGTGCCGAGGCCATCGTTGCCGGTGACCTGACTCACCGTTTGCCGCTGTCGAATCGGCGTGATGAACTGGACATGCTCGCGGCCATCGTCAACGCGATGCTCGACCGCATCGAGAAGCTGATGAACGAGGTCAAGGGCGTGTGCGACAACATCGCCCACGACCTGCGCACCCCGCTGACACGCTTGCGCGCGCAGTTGTACCGCATCAAACAGGAAGCCGAGGAGAACTCGGTGTACGCGGTGAAGCTCGACGACGCCATCGCCGAGACCGACACGCTGATGGCGCGCTTTCGCGGGCTGTTGCGCATCTCGGAGCTGGAAGATCACCAGCGCCGTTCGGGTTTCCTGGTAATGGACCCGCTGCCGCTGCTGCGCGAACTGCATGACTTTTATCTGCCATTGGCCGAAGAAGGCGAACTGCAGCTGCGCCTCGAAGTGCCGGAAACGCTGCCGTGGATCACCGGCGACCGCGCGCTGTTATTCGAAGCCTTGGCCAACCTGCTGAGTAACTCGATCAAGTTCTCCCCCGCCGGTGGCGAGGTGATCTTGCGTGGTGTGAATGACGGCGGCAGCACGCGCATCGAAGTGCACGACTCCGGGCCGGGCATTCCGGCGGCGGAACGCGATGCGGTGTTCCAGCGTTTTTATCGTGTGGATGAAAGCGACCAGCAAGGCGGCTTCGGTTTGGGCCTGTCGATTGTGGCGGCGATCATTAACTTGCACGGGTTCAAGCTGGAGGTCGGCAACAGCCAGAGTGGCGGTGCGCGGTTGGTGCTGGAGTGTCGGCAGCAGTTGATGCCCGAATAG
- a CDS encoding SRPBCC family protein → MATASSVIEIPVSADQVWQLVGGFNALPDWLPFIVKSEPSDGGRVRHLQTADGGVVVERLQRFDNVARSYSYTIEQSPFPVSAYLATLQVEALTDSSAKVTWSGVFTPAAGTTDAAVEELFTGVYSGGLEALRANF, encoded by the coding sequence GTGGCGACAGCTTCTTCTGTGATTGAAATCCCGGTTTCGGCCGATCAGGTCTGGCAATTGGTGGGTGGCTTCAACGCGCTGCCGGATTGGCTGCCGTTTATCGTCAAGAGCGAGCCGAGTGATGGCGGGCGCGTGCGCCACCTGCAAACCGCGGATGGCGGTGTGGTGGTCGAGCGTTTGCAGCGTTTTGATAACGTAGCGCGCAGCTACAGCTACACCATCGAGCAATCGCCGTTTCCGGTAAGTGCCTACCTGGCGACCTTGCAGGTAGAGGCGCTCACCGACAGCTCGGCGAAAGTGACCTGGTCGGGCGTGTTCACCCCGGCAGCCGGGACCACGGATGCGGCGGTGGAAGAGTTGTTCACCGGTGTGTACAGCGGCGGCCTCGAGGCGCTGCGCGCCAACTTCTAA
- a CDS encoding FAD-binding oxidoreductase, whose product MIQSNDHARSYYRASANAMPERPPLGADLTADVCVIGGGFTGVNTAIELAQRGLSVILLEARRIGWGASGRNGGQLIRGIGHDVSGFAKYVGEEGVRYLQRAGIDSVALVGERIARHSIDCDLRWGFCELANTPAQFAAFKGEQAGLAALGYAPETRLVGPQDMAQVVGSSVYAGGLVDMGSGHLHPLNLVLGEAQVAESLGVKIFEQTQVLELVHGDTVQVRCAGGTVRAANLVLACNAHLEELEPRLSGKVLPAGSYIIATEPLSAELAQQLIPQNLALCDQKVGLDYYRLSADRRLLFGGACHYSGRDPADIAAYMQPKLLKVFPQLAGTAIEFQWGGKIGITANRFPQVGRLKQYPNVFYAQGYSGHGLNVTHWCARLLAEGIHAGASHGLDIFSQVPHMTFPGGKALRSPLLALGMLWYRLREML is encoded by the coding sequence ATGATCCAGTCCAATGACCATGCCCGGTCCTACTACCGGGCTTCGGCCAACGCCATGCCGGAGCGCCCGCCACTGGGCGCCGACCTTACCGCTGATGTGTGCGTGATCGGCGGCGGGTTCACCGGCGTCAACACCGCCATCGAACTTGCCCAGCGTGGGCTCTCGGTGATCCTGCTGGAAGCCCGGCGCATCGGTTGGGGCGCCAGTGGGCGCAATGGCGGGCAATTGATTCGTGGTATCGGCCATGACGTGTCGGGCTTCGCCAAGTATGTGGGCGAGGAGGGCGTGCGTTACCTGCAGCGCGCCGGGATCGACTCGGTGGCGCTGGTGGGCGAGCGTATCGCCCGGCACAGCATTGACTGCGATTTGCGTTGGGGCTTTTGCGAACTGGCCAACACCCCGGCGCAGTTTGCCGCGTTCAAGGGCGAGCAGGCGGGCCTGGCGGCGCTGGGGTATGCCCCTGAAACCCGCCTGGTCGGCCCGCAAGACATGGCGCAAGTGGTGGGCTCCAGCGTCTACGCTGGCGGCCTGGTGGACATGGGCTCCGGGCACTTGCACCCGCTGAACCTGGTGCTGGGCGAGGCACAGGTGGCCGAGTCGCTGGGGGTGAAGATTTTCGAACAGACCCAGGTGCTGGAGCTTGTACACGGCGATACGGTGCAGGTGCGTTGCGCTGGCGGCACGGTGCGCGCGGCTAATCTGGTACTGGCCTGTAACGCGCATTTGGAGGAACTGGAACCGCGCTTGAGCGGCAAGGTGCTGCCGGCGGGCAGTTACATCATCGCCACCGAGCCGCTGTCGGCCGAATTGGCCCAGCAGTTGATCCCGCAAAACCTCGCCCTGTGCGACCAGAAAGTCGGGCTCGATTACTACCGGCTCTCGGCTGATCGGCGCCTGCTGTTCGGTGGCGCCTGCCATTACTCGGGGCGTGACCCTGCGGATATCGCCGCGTATATGCAGCCCAAGCTGCTCAAGGTGTTCCCGCAGTTGGCAGGCACTGCCATCGAATTCCAGTGGGGCGGCAAGATCGGCATCACCGCCAACCGCTTTCCCCAGGTCGGGCGCCTCAAGCAGTACCCGAATGTGTTCTACGCCCAAGGCTATTCCGGGCATGGCCTGAACGTGACCCACTGGTGCGCGCGCCTGCTGGCCGAAGGCATTCACGCCGGCGCCAGCCATGGCCTGGATATCTTCAGCCAAGTGCCGCACATGACCTTCCCCGGTGGTAAAGCCTTGCGCTCGCCGCTGCTGGCGTTGGGTATGTTGTGGTATCGGTTGCGGGAAATGCTCTGA
- a CDS encoding LysR substrate-binding domain-containing protein produces the protein MIDLRQLRYFEVVAEEEHVGRAAERLHISQSPLSRQIAQLEERLGLTLFERSQQRIRLTRDGQTFLAETKALLTHANRLESLGKRLGRGEEGGLCIGYIENAMHAGVLPNALRVLRDDRPTVHIKLYNLPSLEQLEGLRQRSLDIALVSEPPATDDPDLTALQVLDDPMLLALPEHHALARQSELLPEHLADQEWIGVQRKPGANPADDFVAACIRAGFTPQIPMEASEPFTALGLVASGLGVAMVQKGLSRNAPPGVVLRELPWLTYTTPLWAAWHRVNLRPLVETFRKVLTESL, from the coding sequence ATGATTGATCTTCGCCAACTGCGCTACTTCGAAGTGGTCGCTGAAGAAGAACACGTCGGCCGTGCCGCCGAGCGCCTGCATATTTCGCAATCGCCGCTGAGCCGACAGATCGCCCAACTGGAGGAGCGCCTGGGCCTGACCCTGTTCGAACGCAGCCAGCAACGCATCCGCCTGACCCGCGATGGCCAGACATTCCTGGCGGAAACCAAGGCGCTGTTGACCCACGCCAATCGCTTGGAATCCTTGGGCAAGCGCCTGGGACGCGGCGAAGAAGGCGGCTTGTGCATCGGCTACATCGAGAACGCCATGCATGCGGGCGTGCTGCCCAATGCATTGCGCGTATTGCGCGATGACCGGCCTACCGTGCATATCAAGCTGTACAACTTACCGTCGCTGGAACAGCTCGAAGGCTTGCGGCAACGCAGTCTCGACATTGCCCTGGTCAGCGAGCCACCGGCCACCGATGACCCGGACCTGACGGCGCTGCAGGTGCTGGACGACCCGATGCTGCTGGCACTGCCGGAGCACCATGCACTGGCGCGCCAAAGCGAGTTGTTACCCGAGCATCTGGCGGATCAGGAGTGGATCGGCGTGCAACGCAAGCCTGGCGCCAACCCGGCCGATGACTTCGTGGCTGCGTGCATTCGCGCAGGCTTCACGCCGCAGATCCCTATGGAAGCCAGTGAGCCGTTTACGGCCCTGGGGTTGGTGGCCTCGGGGTTGGGTGTGGCGATGGTGCAAAAGGGGCTGAGCCGCAATGCGCCGCCTGGGGTGGTGTTGCGTGAACTGCCATGGCTGACCTACACCACACCACTATGGGCGGCGTGGCATCGGGTCAATTTGCGGCCGTTGGTGGAAACGTTCAGGAAGGTGCTGACGGAAAGCCTGTAA
- a CDS encoding helix-turn-helix domain-containing protein: MTQATALRVQAFTTGDVAAQCSATPGWVQQYQQMSPGHFAGQIRYLDLHGVEVYEECMNTRVEQHFNAPPGSLAFCFDGSDNALYMLNGESRNTWITPENYREVAVVFGPQFVQRHGLDVAKLEGLFMAPLTCQQNALFTRWLSGTLTRLSALTDPISRDALTQQLLDDCLFILDNACVCLDRSSLQRRSAERLLMARIGEWAEDAPDETVNLLELAQIAGVPLRQLQQGFKTYTGMSPAQWLRLRRLNGARRELLSSTGATVAEVAMNWSFWHLGRFSHSYRALFRELPSETLRRLG, translated from the coding sequence ATGACACAGGCAACAGCTTTGCGCGTACAGGCCTTCACCACCGGTGATGTGGCCGCTCAATGCAGTGCGACACCCGGTTGGGTGCAGCAGTACCAACAAATGTCCCCGGGCCATTTTGCCGGGCAGATCCGCTACCTCGACCTGCACGGCGTAGAGGTCTACGAAGAGTGCATGAACACGCGCGTGGAGCAGCATTTCAACGCGCCTCCCGGCTCGCTGGCATTCTGTTTCGACGGCAGCGACAACGCGCTGTACATGCTCAATGGCGAAAGCCGCAACACCTGGATCACCCCGGAAAACTACCGCGAAGTGGCGGTGGTATTCGGCCCACAGTTCGTGCAGCGCCATGGCCTGGATGTGGCGAAACTCGAGGGGTTGTTCATGGCACCGCTGACGTGCCAGCAGAACGCGCTGTTCACCCGCTGGCTCAGTGGCACGCTGACGCGGCTGTCCGCGCTGACTGACCCTATCAGCCGCGATGCCCTCACCCAGCAACTGCTGGATGACTGCCTGTTTATTCTCGACAACGCCTGTGTGTGCCTGGACCGCAGCTCGTTGCAGCGACGCAGCGCCGAGCGCCTGTTGATGGCGCGCATCGGTGAATGGGCGGAGGATGCGCCGGATGAAACCGTCAACCTGCTGGAACTGGCGCAGATTGCCGGTGTGCCGTTGCGTCAGTTGCAGCAAGGGTTCAAGACTTACACCGGGATGAGCCCGGCGCAGTGGTTGCGCCTGCGACGGTTGAACGGGGCGCGGCGGGAGCTGCTGAGTTCAACTGGGGCCACGGTGGCTGAGGTGGCGATGAATTGGTCGTTCTGGCATTTGGGGCGGTTTTCACATAGTTATCGGGCGTTGTTTCGGGAATTGCCCAGTGAGACGCTCAGGCGCTTGGGCTGA